A part of Gramella sp. MAR_2010_147 genomic DNA contains:
- the glp gene encoding gephyrin-like molybdotransferase Glp — MVSIEEALKIISNQPVNLKTETRELSKCPGFSLSEEIRAPFDMPAFDNSAMDGYALCGISKEYNIVGEVAAGDKSDYKLKEGEAVRIFTGASVPENSTAVIMQEKTKVEVSKLILEQVPNEGQCIRRRGGELKKDQLVFEKAYTITPAGIGLIGSLGIEKVEVFKKPKINLITTGNELIEPGKEKAAGQIYESNSYALASACEQYGFSINGKEQIKDDFQAIKSGIRKSLKSSDVLILSGGISVGDYDFVKQALEENGVEELFYKVFQKPGKPLYFGKKADKYIFALPGNPASSLSCFYVYVLPFLYKLSGSQKDGLKQFNVPISHDFENKADRPVFLKANLVNNHVVILNGQGSSMIQSMALGNALVFLNAETSVKKGENVSCLLIS, encoded by the coding sequence ATGGTAAGCATAGAAGAAGCTCTAAAAATCATCAGTAATCAGCCCGTCAATCTAAAAACAGAAACACGGGAACTCAGTAAATGTCCAGGTTTTTCGCTTTCCGAAGAAATTAGAGCGCCATTTGATATGCCTGCTTTTGATAATTCAGCCATGGACGGTTATGCCTTATGCGGAATTTCAAAGGAATACAATATAGTAGGCGAAGTTGCGGCAGGCGATAAAAGTGACTATAAATTAAAGGAAGGTGAAGCGGTACGTATTTTTACGGGAGCCAGTGTTCCGGAAAATTCAACTGCTGTAATAATGCAGGAAAAAACGAAGGTAGAGGTGAGTAAACTCATTCTGGAGCAAGTACCTAATGAGGGGCAGTGTATTAGAAGAAGAGGTGGAGAGCTAAAAAAAGATCAGCTTGTTTTTGAAAAAGCTTATACAATCACTCCCGCAGGAATTGGACTGATTGGAAGCCTTGGAATTGAAAAAGTGGAAGTTTTTAAAAAGCCAAAAATCAACCTGATTACCACGGGAAATGAATTGATTGAACCGGGTAAAGAAAAAGCGGCAGGGCAGATTTACGAATCTAATAGTTACGCACTTGCTTCAGCCTGCGAACAATATGGATTTTCAATTAACGGTAAAGAACAGATCAAAGATGATTTTCAGGCGATCAAATCTGGAATCAGAAAATCATTAAAAAGCTCAGATGTATTGATACTTTCCGGGGGAATTTCTGTAGGTGATTACGATTTTGTTAAACAGGCACTGGAAGAGAATGGTGTAGAAGAACTGTTTTATAAAGTTTTTCAGAAACCGGGAAAACCGCTGTATTTTGGAAAAAAAGCTGATAAATATATTTTTGCTTTACCGGGAAATCCTGCTTCCTCTTTAAGCTGTTTCTATGTGTATGTATTACCTTTTCTCTATAAATTAAGTGGATCTCAAAAAGATGGTTTAAAACAATTTAATGTTCCCATTTCTCACGATTTTGAAAATAAAGCTGACCGTCCAGTATTTTTAAAGGCAAACCTGGTAAATAACCACGTAGTTATTTTAAACGGACAGGGGTCTTCCATGATCCAGTCTATGGCTCTTGGAAATGCTTTAGTATTTCTAAATGCAGAAACATCGGTTAAAAAGGGTGAGAATGTCAGTTGCCTTCTAATTTCATAA
- a CDS encoding sulfite exporter TauE/SafE family protein, whose product MPVEYLPFIFFFIALFYSSVGFGGGSSYLAILSLFLTDFYEIRSTALILNICVVSIGTIVYFKNGILKPKKLWPFFLFSIPLAYLGATVKLSQPVFFLILGGALILAGFSMILKFVNTRVESQKFSKSKKIILGGGIGFLSGISGIGGGIFLSPVLNLLKWKNPRIIASLASVFILVNSVSGLIGLSVAGTFFVNDDFILRLIIAVVLGGSLGSYFSNRRFNLKILGIFTAILVFYVGLRLIMRYGFGLYI is encoded by the coding sequence ATGCCTGTAGAATATCTCCCGTTTATATTCTTTTTTATTGCATTGTTTTATAGTTCGGTTGGGTTTGGTGGTGGTTCCAGTTATCTGGCAATTTTAAGTCTTTTTCTAACTGATTTCTATGAAATACGTTCTACCGCCCTTATTTTAAATATTTGTGTGGTAAGTATAGGAACGATTGTTTATTTTAAAAATGGAATTCTAAAACCAAAAAAGCTCTGGCCCTTCTTTCTATTCAGTATTCCCTTAGCTTATCTTGGAGCAACGGTTAAACTATCTCAACCTGTTTTCTTTTTGATCTTAGGAGGAGCTTTGATTCTGGCGGGATTTTCCATGATCCTGAAATTTGTAAATACTAGGGTGGAATCTCAGAAGTTTTCCAAATCTAAAAAGATCATATTAGGAGGTGGGATTGGTTTTCTATCAGGAATTTCAGGAATTGGTGGAGGTATATTTTTATCTCCTGTTTTAAACCTGCTGAAATGGAAAAATCCCAGAATCATCGCTTCTCTTGCTTCCGTATTTATCCTGGTAAATTCAGTATCCGGATTAATAGGTCTAAGCGTTGCAGGTACTTTTTTTGTAAATGATGACTTTATTTTAAGATTAATTATTGCAGTAGTACTTGGCGGTAGTTTGGGCTCTTACTTTTCAAACAGAAGATTTAACCTGAAGATTCTGGGAATTTTTACAGCAATTCTGGTTTTCTACGTTGGTCTCAGATTAATTATGCGCTACGGTTTCGGCCTTTATATTTGA
- a CDS encoding glycosyltransferase family 2 protein, which yields MQIDNMGSVSSGNNSVDSGAKNTVLAEENLTSSKTRNTKGVIVRAASFLLLIGAAYMAYVLQHDFTQYKLGRVESIWGLLFFSALTALFFFKVGFFLYNLYLYFRYKPIEGVSDENLPTCTVIVPAYNEGKQVWATLMSLAEGDYPAEKLELLAIDDGSKDDTWYWMQKAKEVLGDRLSIYQQPVNKGKRHALYRGFNLGKGEIFVTVDSDSVVAKDTLRNLVSPFVVNEKCGAVAGNIRVLNNEEKALLPKMLDVSFVLSFEFVRSAESSLESVFCTPGALAAYRSEAVFNCLPEWINQTFMGNPSDIGEDRAMTNMILKQGYHVLFQRNAYAYTNVPEKYTGLYKMFIRWGRSNVRENLAMSRYVFTNFREGSKTGTRILFINQILKLVMSYPFVFFMFFLIFTHPLLFISSTLLSILVWSSFPVLFYAKRYKLSESFWAYSYSILYTFGLFWITPYAIATASRRGWLTRELVEKK from the coding sequence ATGCAAATTGACAATATGGGTTCGGTGAGCTCAGGAAATAATAGCGTAGATAGCGGGGCAAAAAACACAGTCTTAGCAGAGGAGAATTTGACATCTTCAAAAACCAGAAACACAAAAGGGGTCATAGTAAGAGCAGCCAGCTTTCTTTTATTAATTGGGGCCGCGTACATGGCATATGTACTGCAACATGATTTTACACAATATAAGCTGGGACGGGTAGAATCTATTTGGGGTTTACTGTTCTTTTCCGCTTTAACAGCCCTATTCTTTTTTAAAGTAGGCTTCTTTTTATATAATCTTTATCTATACTTCAGGTACAAACCGATTGAGGGGGTTAGTGATGAAAATTTGCCAACCTGTACCGTGATAGTACCCGCATATAATGAAGGAAAGCAGGTATGGGCAACGCTCATGAGTCTCGCAGAGGGAGATTATCCGGCAGAAAAACTTGAATTATTAGCTATAGATGATGGAAGTAAGGATGATACCTGGTATTGGATGCAAAAAGCCAAAGAGGTGCTTGGAGACCGACTTTCAATATATCAACAACCTGTTAATAAAGGAAAGCGTCATGCTTTATACCGCGGATTCAATTTGGGTAAGGGAGAGATTTTTGTTACTGTAGACAGTGATTCTGTCGTTGCTAAAGATACTCTTCGCAACCTTGTGAGTCCATTTGTAGTCAATGAAAAATGTGGGGCAGTTGCAGGAAACATTCGCGTACTTAATAATGAGGAAAAAGCCTTACTGCCAAAAATGCTGGATGTGAGCTTCGTTTTAAGTTTTGAATTCGTGCGTTCTGCGGAAAGTAGCCTTGAATCTGTTTTTTGTACTCCTGGAGCGCTGGCTGCATATAGAAGCGAAGCCGTTTTTAATTGCCTTCCAGAATGGATCAACCAGACATTTATGGGAAATCCTTCAGATATTGGGGAAGACAGAGCGATGACAAATATGATATTAAAGCAAGGCTACCACGTGCTTTTCCAGAGGAATGCCTATGCATATACCAATGTTCCTGAAAAGTATACAGGGCTTTACAAGATGTTTATTAGATGGGGAAGAAGTAATGTAAGGGAGAACCTTGCGATGTCCAGATATGTATTTACAAATTTCAGGGAGGGATCAAAAACAGGTACCAGGATACTTTTTATAAATCAGATTTTAAAATTGGTGATGAGCTATCCTTTTGTATTTTTTATGTTCTTTTTAATTTTTACGCATCCGTTGCTATTTATAAGTTCCACACTTTTAAGCATTCTTGTATGGTCCAGCTTTCCAGTATTGTTTTATGCAAAGAGATACAAATTATCTGAATCTTTTTGGGCCTATTCATATAGTATCTTATATACTTTTGGATTATTCTGGATCACTCCATATGCCATCGCCACGGCTAGTAGAAGAGGTTGGCTAACCAGAGAACTGGTTGAAAAGAAGTAA
- a CDS encoding DUF4494 domain-containing protein, with translation MSVTWYECKVKYRKTHETGEQKQTTETYLLDAVSYTEAEARISEEMKAYTSEEFMITNIKVANLAEVHPFENSDRWFKTKVSLIAYDDKTGKEKKTNMYLLVQANDVKEAFDNTNQAMQNTMGEFSIPAITESSILDVFPYFSDEEYTENRSETNSADEELIEESELV, from the coding sequence ATGAGCGTTACCTGGTACGAATGTAAAGTTAAGTATAGAAAAACACACGAAACTGGAGAACAGAAACAAACAACGGAAACCTACCTGCTGGATGCGGTTTCCTATACCGAGGCTGAAGCTAGAATAAGCGAGGAAATGAAGGCTTACACGAGTGAAGAGTTCATGATAACGAATATCAAAGTAGCGAACCTTGCCGAGGTGCATCCTTTTGAAAATTCAGATCGCTGGTTCAAAACCAAAGTTTCTCTAATCGCCTACGATGATAAAACCGGAAAAGAGAAAAAAACAAATATGTATTTGCTAGTCCAGGCGAATGATGTTAAAGAAGCCTTTGATAATACCAACCAGGCTATGCAGAATACTATGGGTGAATTTTCTATTCCAGCAATTACAGAATCTTCTATACTTGATGTTTTCCCCTATTTTAGTGATGAAGAATATACGGAAAACAGGAGTGAGACCAATTCTGCAGATGAAGAATTAATTGAAGAGAGTGAATTAGTTTAA
- a CDS encoding ATP-binding cassette domain-containing protein, with amino-acid sequence MHIINAHQNNLKNISLKLPENQLIVVTGLSGSGKSSLAMDVIANEGYRYFLESLPAYNQQNAQLIPTAEVDEIEALPPVIKVEQSRRFQSINTTFGTLSELAAIFRILFARFAGEETMSKSLFSFNHPKGACTHCRGIGEAEYIDLNKLIGDENKTLREGAITTTLPNGYIVYSQITVEELNRVCKEHGFNVDIPWKNLTEEQKEVVLNGSDRLKVFYGKHSIESRLRWKGLKAKPREEGFYKGMLPIMKDILRRDRNPNILKFASSRICPSCKGARIKADHLKFTWKGLNFQDWMDLNLKDLYDKLQNQDFTAAEQALVEKISIQLFDLIRLGMEDYKLSTPSTEISSGDAQRIKLIKQVNSDLQGVLYVFDEPSIGLSPDYQSYLRHIFNRLISRGNTVMVVEHDLNFIRSADWIVELGPAAGIHGGEVIFNGPIQEFLNSQNLLSPTLAELQRETPDFEISSNQKSQDTFKPQLHKLTVISRKTPRMLELLSKYCEKQSLNLVAVSDQPIGKTPRSNPATYTGLADKIRDLLAKSPEAKSLNLAKGAFSFNNKTGRCETCEGAGVITLSMNVMGTINQVCPECNGKRFKPEVLQVHWNNKNIADIYNLSISEAFDFFSGEKKIAKILSLMLQLGLGYIKLGQPSNTLSGGEAQRIKLTRHFAKQSKNTLLLLEEPSIGLHPQNVRQLLKALHELKHGTGGIICFENHSLFQSEADVFIDNALKAPALNLKEVSGYSRDSISIKGARTHHLKDLDLELPKNQLSVITGISGSGKSSLVIDTLHGYGLQEMTKQFSSYQQSRVGVNFQFEVDHIQGLSPTICITRKEKSFTQRSDIAKQTGIDKILRFAFSRKAQFEGENLSASHFSNNHELGKCAICDGIGEELLPDLNKIVVDESKSISEGLFKHNKALAYYGHAGSQYMAVVKELSKNHGFSLETAFDELTAKQKDILFYGTGEVIWKTNWQFKTKTRKGSQKLSMPWEGLFHYLKEEYYKTRKNKNIDKLKSLFTSAECSNCEGSGLKPERLDFKISEKSIHAIKSMDFNALEEWIASEDQAEIDQKLISRIRPLLANTVKRAKQLHIDHLQLNRKSVTLSGGENQRVALIKQLNSPLKGITYLLDEPSAGLSNDNIPDLITILKELIEKGNTVIVIEHNKEIMLAADKLIELGVGAGKFGGDITYQGTPQDFLKQADCHPYLKTASKKLELKSGRNPVEIKKLFRHSLKKERLEVPVGGITAVSGKSGIGKTTLVKDILIPSINTGKPVHCGGIKFPKKYSSAHYFEAKKLRSHANTLLVSYLDLMKEIGKIFARETELKPRDFSYKTKTSQCPNCNGKGYIETSLDVAANSVEKCEVCNGLRFKKDILKHAVTSKNIAEVLALNIAEFKEWLQAVETTVKEHHLLDQLEDIGLAHLRLDQRVQSLSSGEKQRLLLLNWLQEENKNTLYILDEPSTGLHYADIDLLYAILKRLSKNNDILVIDHNPYLLEKIGVGVVLK; translated from the coding sequence ATGCACATTATCAATGCCCACCAGAACAATCTCAAAAATATAAGTTTAAAGCTTCCGGAAAATCAGTTGATCGTTGTGACCGGTTTATCTGGTTCAGGGAAATCTTCTCTGGCCATGGATGTGATTGCCAATGAAGGATATCGTTATTTTTTGGAAAGTCTCCCAGCCTACAACCAGCAAAATGCACAATTAATACCTACTGCCGAAGTTGACGAAATTGAGGCATTACCCCCGGTAATTAAAGTGGAGCAGTCCAGACGTTTCCAGTCTATAAATACCACCTTCGGGACACTGTCTGAACTTGCTGCTATTTTCAGAATTTTATTCGCGCGTTTTGCTGGTGAAGAAACCATGAGTAAATCATTATTTTCATTCAACCATCCAAAAGGGGCATGTACGCATTGTAGAGGGATTGGTGAAGCGGAATATATTGATCTTAATAAATTAATTGGAGATGAAAATAAAACGCTTAGGGAAGGTGCCATCACCACAACTTTGCCAAATGGTTATATTGTTTACTCCCAGATTACGGTAGAAGAATTAAATAGGGTATGTAAGGAACATGGGTTTAACGTGGATATTCCCTGGAAGAACCTCACAGAGGAACAAAAAGAGGTTGTTTTAAATGGTAGCGATCGATTAAAAGTCTTTTACGGGAAACATAGTATAGAGTCGCGTTTAAGATGGAAAGGTCTAAAAGCAAAGCCCAGGGAAGAAGGTTTTTATAAAGGTATGCTTCCTATCATGAAAGATATTTTGAGGCGTGATCGGAATCCAAATATCCTGAAATTTGCCAGTTCCCGTATTTGTCCCAGTTGTAAAGGGGCACGTATTAAGGCAGATCATCTAAAATTTACATGGAAAGGGCTTAACTTTCAGGATTGGATGGATCTTAATTTAAAAGATTTATACGATAAACTGCAAAATCAAGACTTTACGGCAGCGGAACAGGCACTGGTTGAAAAGATTTCAATTCAGTTATTCGACCTCATTCGGCTGGGAATGGAAGATTATAAGCTGAGTACCCCAAGTACAGAAATATCTTCAGGAGATGCTCAGCGTATCAAATTAATAAAACAGGTAAACAGTGATTTACAGGGTGTTCTTTATGTTTTTGATGAACCTTCTATTGGATTAAGTCCAGATTACCAGTCTTACCTGAGACACATTTTCAACCGACTGATAAGCCGAGGGAATACGGTAATGGTGGTGGAACATGATCTGAACTTTATCAGGTCTGCCGACTGGATCGTTGAATTAGGTCCGGCTGCCGGAATTCATGGAGGTGAAGTTATTTTTAATGGACCGATTCAGGAATTTTTAAATTCACAAAATTTATTAAGCCCCACGTTGGCGGAGTTGCAAAGAGAAACTCCTGATTTTGAGATTTCATCAAACCAAAAATCGCAAGATACTTTTAAGCCTCAGCTACACAAATTGACGGTTATAAGCAGAAAAACTCCGCGTATGCTAGAGTTGCTTTCTAAATATTGTGAAAAACAAAGTCTAAACCTTGTAGCAGTATCAGATCAACCCATAGGTAAAACCCCCAGAAGTAATCCCGCCACGTATACGGGCTTAGCAGATAAGATTCGTGATTTACTTGCCAAATCTCCTGAAGCAAAATCACTGAATTTAGCTAAAGGAGCTTTTTCATTCAACAATAAAACCGGGAGATGTGAAACCTGCGAAGGGGCGGGGGTTATTACATTATCCATGAATGTGATGGGAACGATTAACCAGGTTTGTCCGGAATGTAATGGGAAGCGTTTTAAGCCGGAAGTGTTACAGGTGCACTGGAATAATAAAAATATCGCCGATATCTATAACCTGAGCATTTCCGAAGCTTTTGATTTCTTTTCCGGAGAGAAGAAAATTGCTAAAATACTGTCTTTGATGTTACAGTTGGGTCTTGGCTATATTAAACTGGGACAACCTTCCAATACCTTGTCGGGTGGTGAGGCGCAGCGCATTAAACTTACCAGGCATTTTGCAAAACAGTCTAAAAATACACTGCTATTATTGGAGGAACCAAGTATTGGCTTGCATCCGCAAAACGTAAGGCAGCTGTTGAAAGCTTTGCATGAACTTAAACACGGAACAGGAGGAATTATTTGCTTTGAGAATCATTCCCTTTTTCAATCTGAAGCTGATGTATTTATAGACAATGCGCTTAAAGCTCCGGCACTCAATCTCAAAGAGGTTTCAGGTTATAGTAGGGATAGTATTTCAATAAAGGGAGCCCGAACACATCATCTCAAAGATCTCGATCTGGAACTGCCAAAAAATCAACTATCTGTGATCACAGGAATTTCAGGATCTGGAAAATCATCCTTAGTGATAGACACCTTACATGGCTACGGATTACAGGAAATGACCAAACAATTTTCGAGTTACCAACAATCAAGGGTAGGAGTGAATTTTCAGTTTGAAGTAGATCATATACAAGGGCTTAGTCCCACGATTTGTATCACACGTAAAGAAAAAAGTTTTACCCAGCGTTCTGATATTGCCAAACAAACCGGTATTGATAAGATTTTACGTTTCGCGTTCTCCCGAAAAGCACAATTTGAAGGTGAAAATTTATCTGCCAGTCATTTTTCCAATAATCATGAATTAGGAAAATGTGCTATTTGCGATGGAATTGGAGAAGAACTGTTGCCAGATCTGAATAAAATCGTAGTTGATGAATCGAAAAGTATTTCGGAGGGGTTATTTAAACATAATAAAGCCCTGGCATATTATGGCCATGCTGGCAGTCAGTATATGGCAGTTGTAAAAGAGCTGAGTAAGAATCACGGATTTAGTCTGGAAACAGCGTTCGATGAATTGACTGCAAAACAGAAAGATATTCTATTTTATGGCACTGGCGAGGTGATATGGAAAACGAACTGGCAATTCAAAACCAAAACCAGGAAAGGAAGCCAAAAATTAAGCATGCCCTGGGAAGGTCTTTTTCATTACCTGAAAGAAGAATATTATAAGACCCGTAAAAATAAGAATATAGATAAGTTAAAGTCACTTTTCACATCTGCAGAATGCAGTAACTGTGAGGGAAGTGGATTAAAACCGGAAAGATTAGATTTCAAAATTAGTGAGAAATCTATTCATGCAATTAAATCCATGGATTTTAATGCTTTGGAAGAATGGATCGCTTCTGAAGATCAGGCAGAAATAGATCAAAAACTTATTTCCCGTATTCGGCCACTTCTGGCTAACACCGTTAAAAGAGCAAAACAATTACATATAGACCATTTACAATTAAACCGAAAATCGGTCACACTTTCCGGAGGAGAAAATCAACGAGTAGCGCTGATCAAACAATTGAACTCACCGCTTAAAGGCATAACCTATCTACTAGATGAGCCTTCAGCAGGATTGTCCAATGATAATATTCCTGATTTGATCACTATTCTAAAGGAACTTATTGAAAAAGGGAATACGGTAATTGTAATTGAACACAATAAGGAAATCATGCTGGCAGCCGATAAATTAATTGAGTTAGGGGTTGGCGCAGGTAAGTTTGGGGGTGATATTACTTACCAGGGGACTCCTCAGGATTTTTTGAAACAAGCCGATTGTCATCCATATTTGAAAACAGCTTCTAAAAAGCTGGAATTGAAAAGCGGAAGAAATCCTGTTGAGATCAAAAAACTATTCAGACATAGCTTAAAAAAAGAAAGGCTGGAAGTGCCGGTTGGAGGAATCACCGCAGTAAGTGGGAAATCGGGGATAGGAAAGACCACCTTAGTGAAAGACATCCTGATTCCCAGTATTAATACGGGGAAACCTGTGCATTGTGGAGGCATTAAGTTTCCGAAGAAATATTCATCCGCGCATTATTTTGAGGCTAAAAAACTAAGGTCTCATGCAAATACTTTGTTAGTATCCTATCTGGATCTTATGAAAGAAATCGGTAAAATTTTTGCTCGTGAAACGGAGCTCAAACCTCGGGATTTTTCTTATAAAACTAAAACCAGTCAGTGTCCCAACTGCAACGGCAAAGGATATATTGAAACCAGTTTAGATGTTGCAGCTAATTCTGTAGAAAAATGCGAGGTATGCAACGGGCTACGCTTTAAGAAAGACATTCTGAAGCATGCGGTAACATCTAAAAATATCGCTGAGGTGCTGGCTTTGAATATAGCGGAGTTTAAAGAATGGTTGCAGGCTGTTGAAACTACTGTTAAAGAACATCATTTGCTGGATCAACTGGAGGATATTGGTTTAGCTCATCTTCGCTTAGATCAACGAGTGCAGTCACTTTCATCTGGAGAAAAACAGCGCTTACTATTATTAAACTGGCTTCAGGAAGAAAATAAGAATACTCTTTATATTTTAGATGAACCCAGCACTGGATTGCATTATGCAGATATTGACCTGTTATATGCTATTCTGAAGAGATTGAGCAAAAACAATGATATTCTGGTTATAGATCATAATCCATATTTACTGGAGAAAATAGGAGTAGGGGTGGTTCTGAAATAG